A single region of the Arthrobacter sp. PAMC25564 genome encodes:
- a CDS encoding dihydroxyacetone kinase family protein has product MTRIFNDPSDFAEEALAGFCDVHSGLVRQVPGGAVRRHRPTQPKVAVLAGGGSGHYPAFAGLIGTGLADGAVVGNIFTSPSAQQAYSVAKAADSGAGVVFAYGNYAGDVMNFRLASERLAAEGLRVENVLVTDDVASAPPSESEKRRGVAGDFTVFKVMGAAAEAGASLSDVVRLGRKANELTRSIGTAFHGCTFPGADAPLFTLPEKQMGLGLGIHGEPGLFDTALPSARELGQELVSRLLAETPHDAGRRIAVILNGLGSTKHEELFVLWLTVAPLLRAAGYTLVMPEVGELVTSLDMAGVSLTITWLDQELETLWTAPAETPAYRRGTTTHPAGEPSGEHMTNDMADMEMFDAGDTSRSYAGNCVAALDAARAALHGAEKKLGELDAIAGDGDHGRGMVRGIDAAHAAATAANSRGAGAGAVLVAAGDAWADKAGGTSGVLWGAGLRAFGESLGNERAPVALELAAALRCFSTRIVDLGKAEVGDKTMVDALIPFTETFCRLVEEGAGPDLGWAQAAAQATAAAEATAALRPRKGRARPLAEKSVGTVDPGATSLAMIFSVAGPHLAAVRQPAGARS; this is encoded by the coding sequence ATGACCAGAATTTTCAACGACCCGTCCGATTTCGCCGAGGAAGCCCTCGCCGGTTTCTGCGACGTCCACTCCGGCCTCGTCCGGCAGGTGCCGGGCGGCGCGGTGCGCCGGCACCGGCCCACGCAGCCAAAGGTTGCCGTGCTTGCCGGCGGCGGCTCGGGCCACTATCCGGCCTTCGCCGGGCTCATCGGCACCGGACTGGCCGACGGCGCCGTCGTGGGCAACATCTTCACCTCACCCTCCGCGCAGCAGGCCTATTCGGTGGCGAAGGCCGCGGATTCCGGCGCCGGGGTGGTGTTCGCTTACGGAAACTACGCGGGCGACGTTATGAACTTCCGTCTGGCCAGCGAACGGCTTGCCGCCGAGGGACTCCGGGTGGAGAACGTGCTCGTGACCGACGACGTCGCCAGCGCCCCGCCGTCGGAGTCGGAAAAACGCCGCGGCGTCGCCGGGGACTTCACCGTTTTCAAGGTCATGGGGGCCGCGGCCGAAGCGGGCGCGAGCCTGTCCGACGTCGTCCGCCTTGGACGCAAAGCGAATGAACTGACCCGGAGCATAGGGACCGCCTTCCACGGGTGCACCTTCCCCGGGGCGGATGCGCCGCTGTTCACCCTGCCGGAGAAGCAGATGGGGCTCGGCCTGGGAATCCATGGCGAACCCGGACTGTTCGACACCGCGCTGCCGTCAGCCAGGGAGCTGGGCCAGGAACTCGTGTCCCGGCTGCTGGCCGAGACGCCCCACGATGCCGGCCGGCGGATCGCCGTTATCCTCAACGGACTCGGCTCCACCAAGCACGAGGAGCTGTTCGTCCTGTGGCTGACGGTCGCGCCGCTGCTCCGCGCCGCGGGCTACACCCTGGTGATGCCCGAGGTGGGTGAACTCGTGACCAGCCTGGACATGGCCGGGGTCTCGCTGACCATCACCTGGCTGGACCAGGAACTCGAAACCCTGTGGACGGCACCCGCCGAGACCCCCGCCTACCGGCGCGGTACCACAACCCACCCTGCGGGGGAACCGTCCGGCGAACACATGACCAATGACATGGCTGACATGGAGATGTTCGACGCCGGTGACACCTCACGGTCCTATGCGGGAAACTGCGTGGCAGCGCTCGACGCCGCCCGCGCCGCCCTGCATGGAGCCGAGAAGAAGCTGGGGGAGCTGGACGCCATCGCCGGGGACGGGGACCACGGACGAGGCATGGTCCGGGGGATCGACGCTGCGCACGCCGCCGCCACCGCCGCCAACTCCCGGGGAGCAGGCGCAGGTGCCGTGCTCGTCGCGGCCGGTGACGCCTGGGCTGACAAAGCCGGCGGGACCTCGGGCGTACTGTGGGGCGCCGGCCTGCGGGCTTTCGGTGAGTCGCTCGGGAACGAGCGGGCCCCCGTCGCACTGGAGCTGGCGGCGGCCCTGCGCTGTTTTTCCACCCGGATTGTTGACCTTGGCAAGGCAGAAGTCGGCGACAAGACCATGGTTGACGCTCTGATCCCGTTCACCGAGACGTTCTGCCGCCTGGTCGAGGAAGGCGCCGGTCCGGACCTGGGCTGGGCGCAGGCTGCCGCGCAAGCCACGGCCGCGGCGGAAGCCACCGCGGCGCTTCGCCCCCGCAAGGGCCGCGCACGCCCGCTGGCAGAAAAGAGTGTGGGAACGGTCGATCCGGGAGCAACGTCGCTTGCGATGATTTTCAGTGTGGCGGGCCCGCACCTGGCAGCAGTCCGGCAACCGGCCGGAGCACGCTCATGA
- a CDS encoding 6-carboxytetrahydropterin synthase yields MFSLTVRSHFMIAHSLPREAFGPAQGLHGATFVAEVTFRRRALNADAIVLDIGEAGKVLDSVLAGLNYKNLDEHPDFAGRLSTTEALAQYIADAVAAQIRDGADGRELAGLDVTLRETPDAWAGYSLDFDAS; encoded by the coding sequence GTGTTCAGCCTGACCGTCCGCAGCCATTTCATGATCGCCCACAGCCTTCCCCGCGAGGCGTTCGGCCCGGCCCAGGGCCTGCACGGGGCGACTTTCGTCGCGGAGGTGACCTTCCGCCGTCGGGCGCTGAACGCGGACGCGATCGTCCTGGACATCGGCGAAGCCGGGAAGGTGCTGGACTCGGTCCTCGCCGGGCTGAACTACAAGAACCTCGACGAACACCCCGATTTCGCCGGCAGGCTGTCCACCACAGAGGCCCTCGCCCAGTACATCGCCGACGCCGTGGCGGCACAGATCCGCGACGGCGCTGACGGCCGCGAACTGGCAGGCCTGGACGTCACCCTGCGCGAGACCCCCGACGCCTGGGCCGGCTACTCGCTCGACTTCGACGCGAGCTAA
- a CDS encoding TetR family transcriptional regulator, translated as MREIKQHRSQAKQELMAAAAARLLIDEGPSAVTHRRAAEAAGLAAGSGNYYFPSKKELFRAAVAGAEDLRSESALKVARDCHGGEESLTSVALRLMAIYFAPKLGSNVVTARLNPILEAGHDPELQEIIRNHQPLLAGALNIGLERMTGQTLASNDMKLLMQTIGASLLYGFALGEDDLLGYSARSIARILDLLDVRVAAAPDHRPACPAGGPEAQPSTAQAR; from the coding sequence GTGAGGGAAATTAAGCAACATCGTAGCCAGGCGAAGCAGGAGCTGATGGCCGCGGCCGCCGCACGATTGCTGATTGACGAAGGCCCGTCCGCCGTCACGCATCGTCGCGCCGCCGAGGCTGCCGGGCTCGCCGCGGGATCCGGAAACTACTACTTTCCATCCAAGAAGGAACTGTTTCGGGCCGCTGTTGCAGGAGCCGAGGACCTGCGATCTGAAAGCGCCCTGAAGGTTGCTCGGGATTGCCATGGCGGTGAGGAGAGCCTGACGTCGGTTGCCCTCCGGCTGATGGCCATCTACTTTGCCCCCAAGCTAGGCTCGAACGTGGTCACTGCCAGGCTCAATCCCATTCTGGAGGCTGGCCACGACCCTGAGCTGCAAGAGATCATCCGCAACCACCAGCCGCTGCTGGCCGGGGCCCTGAACATCGGGCTGGAACGGATGACCGGCCAAACGCTGGCGAGCAATGACATGAAGTTGCTCATGCAAACCATCGGAGCGTCGCTCCTGTATGGCTTTGCCCTCGGGGAGGATGACTTGCTTGGCTATTCAGCCCGTTCGATCGCCCGAATCCTGGATTTGTTGGATGTACGCGTTGCGGCGGCCCCGGACCACCGGCCAGCGTGCCCTGCCGGCGGTCCCGAAGCTCAACCGTCGACGGCCCAGGCCCGCTGA
- a CDS encoding RpiB/LacA/LacB family sugar-phosphate isomerase, with product MSTAAQGVNNDMEGLPVGIRLILGSDEAGVDYKNQILEDLRSDPRVSEIIDIGVNRSDTPEQFARPYPYVGIAAGEMIRDGHADRAILFCGTGIGVAIAANKIDGIRAATAHDSFSVERSVLSNDCQVLTMGQRVVGVELARRLAREWIGYTFDPTSASAGKVKVLSDFEGC from the coding sequence ATGAGCACCGCGGCGCAGGGCGTTAACAACGATATGGAAGGACTGCCGGTGGGTATTCGACTCATCCTGGGCTCCGACGAAGCCGGGGTCGACTACAAGAACCAGATCCTCGAGGACCTTCGCAGTGACCCCCGGGTCAGCGAGATCATCGACATCGGCGTCAACCGCAGCGATACCCCCGAGCAGTTTGCCAGGCCGTACCCCTACGTCGGCATTGCCGCCGGGGAGATGATCAGGGACGGGCACGCAGACCGGGCCATCCTGTTCTGCGGCACAGGAATCGGCGTCGCCATCGCCGCCAACAAAATCGACGGCATCCGCGCCGCCACGGCCCACGACTCCTTCAGCGTGGAGCGCTCTGTGCTCTCCAACGACTGCCAGGTCCTCACCATGGGCCAACGCGTGGTCGGCGTGGAACTGGCCCGCCGGCTGGCCCGGGAATGGATCGGCTACACCTTCGACCCGACGTCAGCCTCCGCAGGCAAGGTCAAGGTCCTGAGCGATTTCGAGGGCTGCTGA
- a CDS encoding DUF981 family protein, producing the protein MSMTTEALKIDWAIMPTYNTIMSLAAGAGLLAVVIFSRDLFRFRRNNDATVSTDGWSLAFGVLGLILTTTGLHMTLTWPLAAGGFPFDNIIFGETSLGFGVPLLGAAFYLWRRGEALTSAPDPIAFAANTVRPLSLFIGGLGLSLFAIAAAGVTYQLFAAPAQEPISGAFAAYPIIEATFMSGLFALVGVGAVLFPFAIAKLRTSGAAASGLVKTIGIVWYLTGLAFLLFGAMNYFTHIGLIVNTM; encoded by the coding sequence ATGAGCATGACAACGGAAGCTCTCAAAATCGACTGGGCGATTATGCCTACCTACAACACCATCATGTCACTGGCCGCCGGGGCGGGATTGTTGGCCGTGGTCATTTTCAGCCGTGACCTCTTTCGGTTCCGCCGCAACAATGATGCAACTGTCAGCACAGACGGCTGGTCTTTGGCTTTTGGCGTGCTTGGCCTGATCCTCACCACCACCGGCCTGCACATGACCCTGACGTGGCCGCTGGCGGCAGGTGGCTTCCCGTTCGACAACATTATCTTCGGCGAAACCAGCCTGGGCTTCGGCGTGCCGCTGCTCGGGGCGGCCTTTTACCTGTGGCGTCGCGGCGAGGCGCTCACCTCTGCCCCCGACCCGATTGCCTTTGCAGCAAATACGGTCCGCCCATTGTCGCTCTTCATTGGCGGACTCGGCCTGAGCCTGTTCGCCATCGCGGCTGCCGGCGTTACCTACCAGCTTTTTGCAGCCCCCGCCCAGGAGCCAATTTCCGGAGCCTTCGCCGCCTATCCCATCATTGAAGCAACCTTCATGTCCGGGCTCTTTGCCCTCGTCGGGGTCGGTGCCGTGCTGTTCCCCTTTGCCATTGCCAAGCTCCGCACCTCCGGCGCAGCGGCATCCGGACTGGTCAAGACCATCGGCATCGTCTGGTATCTGACCGGGCTGGCATTCCTGCTCTTTGGCGCCATGAACTACTTCACGCACATCGGCCTGATTGTGAACACCATGTAG
- a CDS encoding pyruvate, water dikinase regulatory protein gives MTNDDLRPVYFLSDSTGITAETLGNTLLTQFPGNNYDRITIPFITTVQQAQSVVRIIDGLAARGPQPIVFSTAVGSDIRLVLATCQGIIVDLIGTHVGQLERALGTQASGEPGRAHGLGNAARYQSRMAAVEYAMEHDDGQSLRALEKAQVILVAPSRCGKTPTTMYLALQHGIFAANFPLVDEDFEREGLPKPLRPFVEKCFGLTTNPLRLSQVRTERRRGSPYASLRQCGFELRSAERLYISHGIPYLNSASVSVEEMAATILQQMNLKH, from the coding sequence ATGACCAACGACGATCTCCGCCCGGTCTACTTCCTCTCGGACAGTACGGGCATTACCGCGGAAACACTCGGCAATACCTTGCTGACGCAGTTCCCCGGAAACAACTATGACCGGATCACGATCCCCTTCATCACGACCGTCCAGCAGGCACAGTCGGTCGTCAGAATCATCGACGGGCTGGCCGCCCGCGGCCCGCAGCCGATCGTGTTCTCCACCGCCGTGGGCAGCGACATCCGCCTGGTCCTGGCAACGTGCCAGGGAATCATCGTGGACCTGATCGGGACGCACGTCGGGCAACTGGAGCGGGCCCTGGGCACACAGGCCAGCGGGGAACCGGGGCGCGCGCACGGCCTGGGCAACGCCGCCCGCTATCAGTCCCGGATGGCCGCCGTCGAATATGCCATGGAGCACGACGACGGCCAGAGCCTGCGCGCGCTGGAAAAGGCCCAGGTCATCCTCGTGGCCCCGTCCCGGTGCGGCAAGACGCCCACCACCATGTACCTGGCGCTGCAGCATGGCATCTTCGCCGCGAACTTCCCGCTGGTGGACGAGGACTTTGAACGCGAAGGCCTCCCCAAGCCGCTCCGGCCGTTTGTGGAGAAATGCTTCGGCCTCACCACCAACCCGCTGCGCCTGAGCCAGGTCCGCACCGAGCGCCGGCGCGGCTCACCCTACGCGTCACTGCGGCAGTGCGGTTTTGAGCTGCGCAGCGCCGAGCGTTTGTACATCTCGCACGGGATTCCGTACCTCAATTCGGCCAGCGTGTCCGTGGAGGAAATGGCCGCCACGATCCTGCAGCAGATGAACCTCAAACACTAG
- a CDS encoding DUF1003 domain-containing protein: MTDQQKNWHAGHKASLTKGQRAADIMRNGMGSWPFVGGFIGFMLIWAAINTWALATNSWDPYPYILLNLLLSMLAGLQGAILLIAAKRQDAIAAAMAQHDYDTNVKAKEEIELLMAINSQQLEILKELKELAMSRALN; encoded by the coding sequence ATGACCGATCAACAAAAGAACTGGCACGCCGGGCACAAAGCCTCACTGACCAAAGGCCAGCGCGCCGCCGACATCATGCGGAACGGGATGGGAAGCTGGCCCTTCGTGGGAGGCTTCATCGGCTTCATGCTGATCTGGGCCGCCATCAACACGTGGGCACTCGCGACGAATTCCTGGGACCCCTACCCGTACATTCTCCTGAACCTTCTGCTGTCCATGCTGGCCGGCCTCCAGGGCGCCATCCTTCTGATCGCCGCCAAACGGCAGGACGCCATCGCCGCTGCGATGGCCCAACACGACTACGACACGAATGTCAAGGCCAAGGAAGAGATCGAGCTTCTGATGGCCATCAACAGCCAGCAGCTGGAAATCCTGAAGGAACTCAAAGAGCTGGCGATGTCGAGAGCCTTGAATTAA
- the ppsA gene encoding phosphoenolpyruvate synthase, translating into MTTDILWFSELGLKDLDRVGGKNASLGEMVQNLTSAGVQVPDGFATTADAYRSFLADSGLDQKIADRLIGLDTDDVTALAAAGQEIRTLIRETPFLPDFEAQIRDAYQKLVEKHGGSADLSWAVRSSATAEDLPDASFAGQQETFLNVRGIDNILVAIKDVFASLYNDRAIAYRVHHKFEHAEVALSAGIQRMVRSDVGASGVMFTMDTESGFNDAVFVTSSYGLGEAVVQGAVNPDEFYVYKPALLAGRPAILKRGLGEKALQMTYTSNREIGHTIDFVPVEASLRNRFSLTDDDVEQLARHALAIESHYGRPMDIEWGKDGIDGGLYILQARPETVQSRKAAGQRSRFRLNETGKVLSEGRAIGQRIGAGRVRILTAIDQMAAFETGDVLVADMTDPDWEPIMKRASAIVTNRGGRTCHAAIIARELGIPAVVGTGDVTDVLSDGLEVTVSCAEGETGLIYEGLLDFSVEETEIAQLPEAPVKVMMNVGTPEQAFTFAQLPNHGVGLARLEFIINRQIGIHPKALLNLDAQPEDVAAEIRERIAAYDSPRDYYIKRLAEGVATIAAAFAPQPVIVRMSDFKSNEYANLLGGPAYEPHEENPMIGFRGASRYLEPSFRDCFDLECEALSYVRNEMGLTNVKLMIPFVRTLDEASGVIDLLAENGLRRGENGLEVIMMCELPSNALLADEFLDYFDGFSIGSNDMTQLTLGLDRDSAIVAGSFDERNPAVKKLLSMAIKACKERGKYVGICGQGPSDHADFAEWLVSEGIDSVSLNPDTVVDTWIRLAAASAEAN; encoded by the coding sequence ATGACGACAGACATTCTGTGGTTCTCAGAACTCGGACTCAAGGACCTGGACCGGGTCGGCGGCAAAAACGCCTCCCTCGGTGAGATGGTGCAGAACCTGACCTCCGCCGGAGTCCAGGTGCCGGACGGCTTCGCGACGACAGCGGACGCCTACCGCAGCTTCCTGGCTGACTCCGGCCTGGACCAGAAGATTGCTGACCGGCTGATCGGCCTGGACACCGACGACGTGACGGCCCTGGCCGCTGCCGGCCAGGAGATCCGGACCCTGATCCGCGAGACGCCGTTCCTGCCGGACTTCGAAGCGCAGATCCGTGACGCCTACCAGAAGCTGGTGGAGAAGCACGGAGGATCCGCGGACCTCTCCTGGGCTGTCCGCTCCAGCGCCACCGCGGAAGACCTTCCGGATGCCTCCTTCGCCGGCCAGCAGGAGACCTTCCTGAACGTGCGCGGGATCGACAACATCCTCGTGGCCATCAAGGATGTCTTCGCGTCGCTCTACAACGACCGCGCCATCGCCTACCGGGTGCACCACAAGTTCGAACATGCAGAGGTCGCGCTCTCGGCCGGAATCCAGCGCATGGTGCGTTCCGACGTCGGCGCCTCCGGCGTCATGTTCACCATGGACACCGAATCCGGCTTCAACGACGCCGTCTTCGTCACCTCCTCCTACGGCCTCGGCGAGGCCGTTGTCCAGGGTGCCGTCAACCCGGATGAGTTCTACGTGTACAAGCCGGCGCTGCTGGCGGGCCGGCCTGCCATCCTCAAGCGCGGGCTGGGTGAGAAGGCGCTCCAGATGACCTACACGAGCAACCGCGAAATCGGCCACACGATCGACTTCGTTCCGGTGGAGGCTTCGCTGCGGAACCGCTTCAGCCTCACGGACGACGACGTCGAGCAGCTCGCCCGCCACGCCCTCGCCATCGAGAGCCACTACGGGCGCCCCATGGACATTGAATGGGGCAAGGACGGGATCGACGGCGGCCTGTACATCCTGCAGGCGCGCCCGGAGACCGTGCAGTCCCGCAAGGCCGCCGGCCAGCGGAGCCGCTTCCGCCTGAACGAGACCGGCAAGGTGCTGTCCGAGGGTCGCGCCATCGGACAGCGCATCGGCGCCGGCCGGGTCCGCATCCTCACCGCCATCGACCAGATGGCCGCCTTCGAAACCGGCGACGTCCTCGTCGCCGACATGACCGACCCGGACTGGGAACCGATCATGAAGCGTGCTTCCGCCATCGTCACCAACCGCGGCGGCCGCACCTGCCACGCGGCGATCATCGCCCGCGAACTGGGGATTCCCGCCGTCGTCGGCACCGGAGACGTCACCGACGTTCTGTCCGACGGCCTCGAAGTGACCGTCTCCTGCGCCGAAGGTGAGACCGGCCTGATCTACGAGGGGCTGCTGGACTTCAGCGTCGAGGAAACCGAGATCGCCCAGCTGCCCGAGGCTCCGGTCAAAGTCATGATGAATGTCGGCACCCCGGAGCAGGCGTTCACGTTTGCCCAGCTGCCCAACCACGGTGTGGGCCTTGCCCGGCTGGAATTCATCATCAACCGCCAGATCGGCATCCACCCCAAGGCGCTGCTGAACCTGGACGCGCAGCCGGAAGATGTGGCCGCGGAAATCCGGGAGCGGATTGCCGCCTACGACAGCCCGCGCGACTACTACATCAAGCGCCTGGCCGAAGGCGTGGCCACCATCGCCGCGGCCTTCGCGCCGCAGCCCGTGATTGTGCGGATGTCCGACTTCAAGTCCAACGAGTACGCCAACCTGCTCGGCGGACCCGCCTACGAGCCGCATGAAGAGAACCCGATGATCGGCTTCCGCGGCGCCTCGCGGTACCTGGAGCCGTCCTTCCGGGACTGCTTCGACCTCGAGTGCGAGGCCCTGTCCTACGTCCGCAACGAGATGGGCCTGACCAACGTCAAGCTGATGATCCCGTTCGTGCGTACCCTGGACGAGGCCAGCGGCGTCATCGACCTGCTCGCGGAGAACGGACTGCGCCGGGGCGAGAACGGCCTTGAGGTCATCATGATGTGTGAGCTGCCGTCCAACGCGCTGCTGGCCGACGAGTTCCTGGACTACTTCGACGGTTTCTCCATCGGCTCCAATGACATGACCCAGCTGACCCTTGGCCTGGACCGGGACTCCGCGATCGTCGCCGGCAGCTTCGACGAACGCAACCCCGCCGTCAAGAAGCTCCTGAGCATGGCCATCAAGGCCTGCAAGGAACGCGGCAAGTACGTGGGAATCTGCGGCCAGGGCCCCAGCGACCACGCGGACTTCGCCGAATGGCTGGTCAGCGAGGGAATCGACTCCGTCTCGCTGAACCCGGACACCGTGGTGGACACCTGGATCCGCCTCGCAGCAGCAAGCGCCGAGGCGAACTGA
- a CDS encoding zinc-binding alcohol dehydrogenase — protein sequence MSSTDKQAAGQTAATAYWTVGPGKGGLRREDLPAPGAGEALVRTLFSGISKGTELVVHNARVPECVAAEMAAPHQEGTFPSPVKFGYLSVGVVEQGPAEWQGRTVFCLHPHQDRYVVPVESLTVVPDDVPARRAVLTGTVETAVNGLWEAGPRLGDRVAVIGAGLVGGMVAKLLGAFPLGRLQLIDVDPAKRAFAGTLGVDFSHPDDALPDCDIVIHCSASQEGLERSLQLVGDEGDVIEMSWYADRKVTLPLGEDFHARRLSIRASQVGVVARARRHRRTNADRLKLAVSLLNDPGFDVFLTGQSPFEELPEVVQRLSDGTLDALCHVIEYPSTEATR from the coding sequence ATGAGCAGCACTGACAAGCAGGCAGCAGGGCAGACCGCAGCAACCGCATACTGGACCGTCGGCCCCGGAAAGGGCGGACTCCGGCGCGAGGACCTGCCCGCGCCCGGAGCCGGCGAGGCCCTCGTGCGCACCCTGTTTTCGGGCATCAGCAAGGGCACCGAACTGGTGGTCCACAACGCCCGCGTTCCCGAATGCGTCGCCGCGGAGATGGCCGCACCGCATCAGGAAGGCACCTTTCCCTCGCCGGTGAAGTTCGGCTACCTCTCCGTCGGCGTCGTGGAGCAGGGCCCGGCGGAATGGCAGGGCAGGACGGTCTTCTGCCTGCACCCGCACCAGGATCGCTACGTCGTCCCGGTGGAGTCCCTCACCGTGGTCCCGGACGATGTCCCTGCCCGCCGCGCCGTGCTCACCGGCACGGTCGAAACGGCCGTCAACGGGCTCTGGGAGGCCGGCCCCCGCCTGGGCGACAGGGTTGCCGTGATCGGCGCCGGACTCGTCGGCGGCATGGTGGCCAAACTCCTGGGCGCCTTCCCGCTGGGCCGCCTGCAGCTGATCGACGTCGACCCGGCCAAGCGCGCGTTCGCCGGCACCCTCGGCGTTGACTTCAGCCACCCCGACGACGCCCTGCCTGACTGCGACATCGTGATCCACTGCTCCGCCTCGCAGGAAGGCCTCGAGCGGAGCCTGCAGCTCGTCGGCGACGAGGGGGACGTCATCGAGATGTCCTGGTACGCCGACCGCAAGGTCACCCTGCCGCTCGGGGAGGACTTCCACGCCCGCCGGCTGTCCATCCGTGCCAGCCAGGTGGGCGTGGTGGCCCGGGCCCGCCGCCACCGCCGCACCAACGCCGACCGGCTCAAACTCGCCGTCTCCCTGCTGAACGATCCCGGGTTCGACGTCTTCCTCACCGGCCAGTCGCCCTTCGAAGAACTGCCCGAAGTCGTCCAGCGGCTCTCCGACGGCACGCTCGACGCGCTCTGCCACGTTATTGAATACCCATCGACCGAAGCCACGAGGTAA
- a CDS encoding SDR family NAD(P)-dependent oxidoreductase, with the protein MTTTIQRTAVLTGATSDRGIGITTARRYANDGWAVVILDLDGEKSAKVAADIGNEFNVPAFGHEIDVASEDSVNAAYRAVAAEVRSGNLPPVGALANIAGITSPVPFLETTLELWNKVMAVNSTGTYLVTKAFLPDMIASGWGRIINMSSVSAQRGGGVFGKVPYSAAKAAILGFTKALAREIGSTGVTVNAITPGAVDTNIRVGSTDEQEAAINAGIPVGRNATTEEIAAVITFLSSEESGYLTGTTIDINGGSHIH; encoded by the coding sequence ATGACCACCACCATCCAGCGCACCGCCGTCCTCACCGGGGCAACCTCGGACCGGGGCATCGGCATCACCACCGCACGCCGCTACGCCAACGACGGCTGGGCCGTCGTGATCCTGGACCTCGACGGCGAGAAGTCCGCGAAGGTCGCCGCCGACATCGGCAACGAATTCAACGTCCCGGCCTTCGGCCACGAGATCGACGTCGCCAGCGAGGACTCCGTCAACGCCGCCTACAGGGCCGTCGCCGCCGAAGTCCGCTCCGGCAACCTGCCCCCGGTCGGGGCACTGGCCAACATCGCAGGGATCACCTCGCCGGTGCCGTTCCTGGAAACCACGCTGGAACTCTGGAACAAGGTCATGGCCGTGAACTCCACCGGCACCTACCTGGTGACCAAGGCCTTCCTGCCGGACATGATCGCCAGCGGCTGGGGCCGGATCATCAACATGTCCTCCGTGTCGGCCCAGCGCGGCGGTGGCGTCTTCGGCAAGGTCCCCTACTCCGCCGCCAAGGCCGCGATCCTCGGCTTCACCAAGGCGCTGGCCCGCGAGATCGGCAGCACCGGTGTGACCGTCAACGCCATCACCCCCGGCGCCGTGGACACCAACATCCGCGTGGGCAGCACGGACGAGCAGGAAGCCGCGATCAACGCCGGCATCCCGGTGGGCCGCAACGCCACCACCGAGGAAATCGCCGCCGTCATCACCTTCCTCTCCTCCGAGGAATCCGGCTATCTCACCGGAACCACCATCGATATCAACGGCGGAAGCCACATCCACTAG
- a CDS encoding glycosyltransferase, with translation MPPSGPRIRLVVPGNVRHNSGGNVYNAALARELATQGAEVETCPLDGGWPVGSREDRRRLAGLLGDSGRAPAGAYNQAGDRITLVDGLLACGAPEELEAAAAAGRPVWILLHMPLGTHPDREHRALDAAAGVICTSGSAAAGIRARHGFDAARVALPGTGPAPLAGGSQPPHLIAVAALLPNKDQSLLLDALAGLTGLPWTASLVGSDTADPVYAAQLRDTVERLGLQHRVSVPGELRGAALEAEWAAANLSLLISRAETYGLAVTESLARGIPVVVRAGTGAVEALAAGVRLESGRPDSNRPDTADPETAVPGTAVALAADAAPLAGVLRRWLTDPGLRSRWRAAAVAARGRLPGWDATARTVLSIISADGTATPQARVDSTAEQAVGE, from the coding sequence GTGCCGCCGTCCGGCCCCCGCATCCGCTTGGTGGTCCCGGGCAATGTGCGCCACAACTCGGGCGGGAACGTCTACAATGCCGCCCTCGCCCGGGAGCTTGCCACCCAGGGGGCCGAGGTGGAAACCTGCCCGCTCGACGGCGGCTGGCCCGTCGGCAGCCGTGAGGACCGACGGCGGCTGGCCGGCTTGCTGGGAGACTCCGGGCGTGCCCCCGCCGGCGCCTACAACCAGGCGGGGGACCGGATAACCCTTGTGGACGGGCTGCTCGCCTGCGGGGCGCCGGAGGAGCTGGAAGCGGCCGCAGCCGCCGGACGGCCCGTATGGATCCTGCTGCACATGCCGCTGGGCACCCACCCGGACCGGGAGCACCGCGCCCTGGATGCTGCCGCCGGCGTCATCTGCACCAGCGGTTCGGCCGCGGCGGGCATCCGGGCCAGGCACGGCTTCGACGCCGCCCGGGTGGCCCTGCCGGGCACCGGGCCCGCACCGCTGGCCGGCGGCTCGCAGCCCCCGCACCTCATCGCCGTGGCCGCCCTGCTGCCGAACAAGGACCAGTCGCTGCTGCTCGATGCGCTGGCCGGTCTCACCGGGCTGCCGTGGACGGCGTCCCTCGTCGGCTCCGACACCGCCGACCCGGTCTACGCCGCACAGCTGAGGGACACCGTGGAACGGCTGGGGCTTCAGCACCGGGTGAGCGTCCCCGGCGAGTTGCGGGGCGCCGCGCTTGAGGCGGAATGGGCCGCCGCAAACCTCAGCCTGCTCATCTCCCGGGCCGAGACGTACGGGCTGGCCGTGACAGAATCGCTCGCCCGCGGCATCCCGGTGGTCGTGCGTGCGGGCACCGGTGCCGTCGAGGCGCTCGCCGCCGGTGTCCGGCTGGAAAGCGGCCGGCCGGACAGCAACCGGCCGGACACCGCGGATCCGGAAACCGCCGTGCCGGGTACCGCCGTCGCCCTCGCGGCGGACGCGGCGCCGCTGGCCGGGGTGCTGCGCCGCTGGCTCACCGACCCCGGTCTCCGGTCGCGCTGGCGTGCCGCGGCTGTGGCGGCGCGTGGCCGGCTGCCCGGCTGGGACGCCACCGCCCGGACGGTGCTGTCCATCATCAGTGCCGACGGCACGGCCACACCGCAGGCCCGGGTTGATTCCACTGCCGAACAAGCTGTTGGAGAATGA